In one Micromonospora polyrhachis genomic region, the following are encoded:
- a CDS encoding aldo/keto reductase encodes MDYTNLGRTGLSVSRLCLGTMNFGPQTSEPDSFEIMDRALEHGINFYDTANVYGWQTGEGITEKIIGRWFAQGGGRREKVVLATKVYGKMGDWPNEQGLSARHIIRACEDSLRRLQTDWIDLYQMHHVSRATPWEEIWQAMETLVAQGKVLYVGSSNFAGWHLTAAQESANRRHFLGLVSEQCIYNLMTRHVELEVVPAAQQYGLGIIPWSPLHGGLLGGAIRKLSEGGAERARSGRAADALTAHRPTIEAYEKLCAELGHDPADVALGWLLSRPGVTAPIVGPRTVAQLDANLGALQVRLSDEVLTKLDELFPPVGQGGPGPEAWAW; translated from the coding sequence ATGGACTACACGAACCTGGGACGTACCGGTCTGTCGGTCAGCCGGCTCTGTCTGGGCACGATGAACTTCGGGCCGCAGACCAGTGAGCCGGACAGCTTCGAGATCATGGACCGGGCGCTGGAACACGGGATCAACTTCTACGACACCGCCAATGTCTACGGCTGGCAGACCGGTGAGGGCATCACCGAGAAGATCATCGGCCGCTGGTTCGCCCAGGGCGGCGGCCGCCGAGAAAAGGTCGTCCTGGCCACCAAGGTCTACGGCAAGATGGGCGACTGGCCCAACGAGCAGGGACTCTCCGCCCGACACATCATCCGGGCCTGTGAGGACTCGCTCCGTCGGCTACAGACCGACTGGATCGACCTCTACCAGATGCACCACGTCTCCCGGGCCACCCCGTGGGAGGAGATCTGGCAGGCCATGGAGACCCTGGTCGCCCAGGGCAAGGTGCTCTACGTCGGCTCGTCCAACTTCGCCGGTTGGCACCTGACCGCCGCCCAGGAGTCGGCCAACCGGCGACACTTCCTCGGGCTGGTGTCGGAGCAGTGCATCTACAACCTGATGACCCGACACGTCGAGCTTGAGGTGGTGCCGGCCGCCCAGCAGTACGGTCTCGGCATCATCCCCTGGTCGCCGCTGCACGGCGGGCTGCTCGGCGGGGCCATCCGCAAGCTGTCCGAGGGGGGCGCGGAGCGGGCCAGGAGCGGTCGCGCAGCGGACGCCCTGACCGCACACCGGCCGACCATCGAGGCGTACGAGAAGCTCTGTGCCGAACTTGGCCACGACCCGGCCGATGTCGCGCTCGGTTGGTTGTTGTCCCGCCCCGGCGTGACCGCGCCCATCGTGGGCCCCCGGACCGTCGCGCAGCTCGACGCGAACCTCGGCGCACTACAGGTGCGGCTCTCCGACGAGGTGCTGACCAAGCTGGACGAGCTGTTCCCGCCGGTCGGCCAGGGCGGTCCCGGCCCCGAAGCCTGGGCCTGGTGA
- the thpR gene encoding RNA 2',3'-cyclic phosphodiesterase: protein MRLFVALYPTPEAVDDLTAQVVRLRIGELAATGVNVRLTNRETYHVTLAFLGEVDDARLPDLETALDRAARGWRGPAGVPVTGGDDLPRLRLAGGGRFGQDRSTVLWVGLRGDLVALRRLGAAVRRELRRVRVSYDVRPYRPHLTVARPGERATPALVEADRETLDGYFGPSWPMSEMVLVRSHLGYRSLHHRLASWPL, encoded by the coding sequence TTGCGACTCTTTGTGGCGCTCTATCCCACTCCCGAGGCGGTGGACGACCTCACCGCGCAGGTGGTCCGACTGCGGATCGGGGAACTCGCTGCCACCGGGGTGAACGTCCGGCTGACCAACCGGGAGACCTACCACGTGACCCTGGCGTTCCTGGGCGAGGTCGACGACGCCCGCCTGCCCGACCTCGAAACGGCGCTGGACCGGGCCGCCCGGGGCTGGCGCGGCCCGGCAGGCGTACCCGTGACCGGTGGAGATGACCTACCCCGGCTCCGGTTGGCCGGTGGCGGTCGGTTCGGCCAGGACCGCTCCACCGTGCTGTGGGTGGGGCTACGTGGGGATCTCGTGGCGCTGCGCCGGCTCGGTGCCGCCGTACGACGTGAGCTGCGGCGGGTCCGGGTGTCCTACGACGTGCGACCGTACCGGCCGCACCTGACCGTGGCCCGTCCCGGTGAGCGGGCGACCCCGGCCCTCGTCGAGGCCGACCGGGAGACCCTGGACGGCTACTTCGGACCGTCCTGGCCGATGTCCGAGATGGTGCTGGTACGAAGCCACCTCGGATATCGCTCACTACACCACCGGCTGGCGTCATGGCCGCTCTGA
- a CDS encoding MFS transporter, translating to MRAKLNTTFQSLQVRNYRLFATGQLIKLIGVWMMFIAQDWLVLELSDDSASALGIVTALQFTPVLLLTLFSGRLADRYDKRLLLFIANATWTVLALGMSLLVVTDLVELWHVLLFALLLGVANAVETPVRQAFVSELVGTSLLPNALSLSAATFNSARIIGPGLAGLAIAAFGVGPVFVFTALVSVAPLVNVVRMRPAELHRATLPPRDERDSARVVDGLRYVFQRADLLLPMALMSVIGMTLFNFQLTLAALAKTTFNTDAASFGLFSTALAVGALGGALAGSGRRSRPSVWLVLGAAVACAISGTLVGLAPAYWLVVALLPLAGFFMVFFAQAANQRVQLGTDAAFRGRVMALWVLVFLGTNPIGAPIIGWVAEKYGAGASIWMGGLISLAAATLALVWQLRRSGARIRLRLVPLPRFYVVPTDC from the coding sequence GTGCGGGCAAAGCTAAACACGACGTTCCAGTCCCTGCAGGTTCGCAACTACCGGCTCTTCGCCACCGGCCAGCTGATCAAACTGATCGGCGTCTGGATGATGTTCATCGCCCAGGACTGGCTCGTCCTCGAACTGTCCGACGACTCGGCGAGTGCCCTGGGCATCGTCACCGCGTTGCAGTTCACGCCCGTACTGCTGCTGACCCTGTTCTCCGGTCGCCTCGCCGACCGGTACGACAAGCGCCTGCTGCTCTTCATCGCCAACGCGACCTGGACCGTGCTCGCCCTCGGCATGAGCCTGCTGGTGGTCACCGATCTGGTCGAGCTGTGGCATGTCCTCCTCTTCGCCCTCCTGCTCGGTGTCGCCAACGCCGTCGAGACCCCGGTCCGCCAGGCGTTCGTATCGGAGCTCGTCGGCACCTCGCTGCTGCCCAACGCACTCTCCCTGTCGGCCGCGACCTTCAACTCCGCCCGGATCATCGGCCCCGGCCTCGCCGGCCTGGCCATCGCGGCCTTCGGCGTCGGTCCGGTCTTCGTCTTCACCGCCCTCGTCTCGGTGGCCCCGCTGGTGAACGTGGTCCGGATGCGTCCGGCGGAACTACACCGGGCGACCCTGCCACCCCGCGACGAACGCGACTCGGCCCGGGTGGTGGACGGGCTGCGTTACGTCTTCCAGCGAGCCGACCTGCTTCTGCCGATGGCGCTGATGTCGGTGATCGGCATGACGCTGTTCAACTTCCAGCTCACCCTGGCAGCCCTCGCCAAGACCACCTTCAACACCGATGCCGCCTCGTTCGGCCTCTTCTCCACGGCCCTGGCCGTCGGCGCGCTGGGCGGGGCGCTGGCCGGCAGTGGCCGCCGTAGCCGTCCCTCGGTCTGGCTGGTCCTCGGTGCCGCCGTCGCGTGTGCCATCTCCGGCACGCTGGTCGGCTTGGCCCCGGCATACTGGCTGGTCGTCGCGTTGCTGCCGCTCGCCGGCTTCTTCATGGTCTTCTTCGCCCAGGCAGCCAACCAGCGGGTCCAGCTCGGCACCGACGCCGCGTTCCGGGGACGGGTGATGGCCCTGTGGGTGCTGGTGTTCCTGGGGACCAACCCGATCGGCGCGCCGATCATCGGCTGGGTCGCCGAGAAGTACGGTGCCGGGGCGAGCATCTGGATGGGTGGTCTGATCTCGCTGGCCGCCGCCACGCTGGCCCTGGTCTGGCAACTGCGGCGCTCCGGTGCCCGGATCCGGCTGCGGCTCGTCCCGCTACCTCGCTTCTACGTCGTCCCCACCGACTGCTGA
- a CDS encoding MarR family winged helix-turn-helix transcriptional regulator: MTERTVMAKRVPAAQLATMLRDAITRLNRRVRQTRPVGDLTVTQLSALTSLRLAGALTPRELADTERVQPPTMTKIVAKLEERGLVQRTPHPTDGRQVILAATEAAHAVLAQTERARDEWLAQRLAELSAEDRDTLLRAAELLQQVARADRR; this comes from the coding sequence GTGACGGAGCGGACGGTGATGGCGAAACGCGTGCCGGCTGCGCAGTTGGCAACGATGCTGCGTGACGCCATCACCCGGCTCAACCGGCGGGTCCGGCAGACCCGCCCGGTCGGTGACCTCACGGTGACCCAGCTCTCCGCCCTGACCAGCCTGCGGCTGGCTGGCGCGCTGACCCCCCGTGAGCTTGCCGACACCGAACGGGTTCAACCGCCGACGATGACCAAGATCGTTGCGAAGTTGGAGGAGCGCGGGCTCGTGCAGCGCACCCCCCATCCGACCGACGGTCGGCAGGTCATCCTCGCGGCGACCGAGGCAGCCCACGCGGTGCTCGCGCAGACCGAGCGCGCCCGCGACGAGTGGCTCGCCCAACGGCTCGCCGAGTTGTCCGCGGAAGACCGCGACACGCTGCTGCGTGCCGCCGAGCTTCTGCAACAGGTGGCCCGCGCCGACCGGCGCTGA